Proteins encoded together in one Anaerotignum propionicum DSM 1682 window:
- a CDS encoding TRAP transporter substrate-binding protein, translating to MKKRLFVSLLASAVAASCLAGCGGGTQSSGEKETATSGGETYTWKMALNSTEGDNAYDTAAVFADKIKELTDGRVEVKLYGGASLGSTSEVLEGLSYGVADIICESVGTLATFTPLANIDAMPYIYSDYDHFMKVWYSDLGQEMKDKIGEASGFKLMGGTFRGPRIVTATKEMHNVSDFKGFKLRAPNLEMYLKTWQWMDAAPTPMAMNETYTALQQGTVSGQENPMADSMNYAFDEVCKYWIKTNHVYSCNLFIMDANYFNNLPEDIQRAVTEAAEYAGKEISAKQLQKESAAEEKLIEKDCTVIEVDLNEFKGHFDGFADKNFPDLKDWADRIKAMDDGK from the coding sequence ATGAAAAAACGTTTATTTGTAAGTTTATTAGCATCAGCAGTAGCCGCATCCTGTTTGGCAGGTTGTGGAGGTGGAACACAAAGTAGCGGTGAAAAAGAGACAGCAACTAGTGGCGGAGAGACATATACTTGGAAGATGGCATTAAACTCAACGGAAGGCGACAATGCATATGATACAGCCGCAGTTTTTGCGGATAAAATTAAGGAGTTAACAGACGGTAGAGTAGAAGTTAAGCTTTATGGAGGAGCGAGTTTAGGATCAACTTCTGAGGTTCTTGAAGGATTAAGCTATGGAGTTGCTGATATTATCTGCGAGTCCGTGGGAACTTTAGCAACGTTTACGCCTTTGGCAAATATTGATGCAATGCCCTACATATACAGTGATTATGACCATTTTATGAAGGTTTGGTATTCCGACTTGGGGCAGGAAATGAAAGATAAGATTGGTGAGGCTTCTGGTTTTAAATTAATGGGGGGAACCTTTAGAGGTCCAAGAATTGTAACGGCGACAAAGGAAATGCATAATGTTTCAGATTTTAAAGGTTTTAAGCTGAGAGCGCCAAATCTTGAGATGTATTTAAAAACTTGGCAGTGGATGGATGCGGCACCAACACCCATGGCCATGAATGAGACATACACAGCATTACAGCAGGGCACTGTTTCTGGACAGGAAAACCCTATGGCTGACTCAATGAACTATGCATTTGATGAAGTATGTAAATACTGGATTAAAACAAATCATGTTTACAGCTGTAATTTGTTTATTATGGATGCAAATTACTTTAACAATTTGCCAGAAGACATTCAGCGTGCAGTAACAGAGGCTGCTGAGTATGCTGGCAAAGAAATCAGTGCAAAACAACTGCAAAAAGAATCGGCGGCAGAAGAAAAGTTAATTGAAAAGGATTGTACCGTAATTGAAGTTGATCTTAATGAATTCAAAGGGCATTTTGACGGTTTTGCCGATAAAAATTTCCCTGATTTAAAAGACTGGGCAGACAGAATTAAAGCAATGGACGACGGTAAGTAA
- a CDS encoding TRAP transporter large permease produces the protein MNAGLIVILSLLGLSFLGIPIYLALGIGTLVALNVADMPLIVLPQKLFAGMNASSLLAIPFFMLAGNIMSRSITGKLIDISNALIGWIKGSLAVVTVLASALFGAISGSGVATASAVGGTTIPAMKEEGYPPHFAAAVSGIASILGPIIPPSITLIVYASITDLSVSKLFVGSVIPGILLAGGLIIYALFYGMKHDLPAHPKKKPKEIALTLIDGIWALFMPVIILGGIFGGIFTPTESAAVAVVYSLAVSLFIYKDMKLNEIFSVFVEGTIATSSILMLVGLSKASSYIVTTSGLPQQVLEGFSAITSNKIIILLLLNLLFLVIGMLMEANAAIIMMTPILMPLLSAFGIDPLQFGIIMSFNLCIGLVTPPVGICLLMTNQIARASFVQTLKSILPMLLLSMMVLLLVTFVPQLSLWLPSLLQ, from the coding sequence GTGAATGCCGGTTTGATTGTAATTCTATCTTTGCTTGGACTGTCTTTTTTGGGGATTCCTATATATTTGGCATTGGGCATTGGTACATTGGTTGCCTTAAATGTGGCGGACATGCCTCTCATTGTTTTACCTCAAAAATTATTTGCGGGTATGAATGCCAGCTCCTTATTAGCAATCCCATTCTTCATGTTGGCAGGGAACATTATGTCACGAAGCATCACAGGAAAGCTCATTGATATATCAAATGCTTTAATCGGTTGGATTAAAGGATCTTTGGCAGTGGTTACGGTATTGGCTTCCGCTTTATTTGGGGCAATATCAGGTTCGGGTGTTGCCACGGCATCGGCAGTAGGGGGAACTACCATCCCTGCTATGAAGGAGGAAGGATACCCGCCACATTTTGCGGCAGCAGTATCTGGGATTGCTTCAATTTTAGGACCAATTATACCACCGTCAATTACGCTGATTGTATATGCCAGCATAACAGATTTATCTGTTTCCAAACTTTTTGTAGGCTCTGTAATACCTGGGATATTGCTGGCAGGTGGATTGATTATTTATGCCTTATTTTATGGAATGAAGCATGATTTGCCTGCCCATCCGAAAAAAAAGCCGAAAGAAATTGCACTGACATTAATAGATGGCATCTGGGCATTATTCATGCCTGTAATCATTCTGGGGGGGATTTTCGGAGGTATTTTTACACCAACGGAATCAGCTGCTGTAGCGGTTGTGTATTCCTTGGCCGTGAGTCTTTTCATTTATAAAGATATGAAGCTTAATGAAATTTTTTCTGTTTTTGTAGAGGGTACAATTGCCACATCATCAATCTTGATGTTGGTTGGCCTTTCTAAAGCTTCCAGCTATATTGTTACAACCTCCGGTCTGCCACAACAGGTTTTGGAAGGATTTAGCGCTATCACTTCAAACAAAATTATAATCCTGCTGCTTCTGAATCTGCTGTTCTTAGTTATAGGGATGCTGATGGAGGCAAATGCTGCAATCATTATGATGACACCAATCCTAATGCCTCTGCTTTCTGCTTTTGGAATTGATCCTTTGCAGTTCGGCATTATAATGAGTTTCAATTTATGTATTGGTTTGGTTACGCCTCCAGTAGGAATTTGTTTGTTAATGACAAATCAAATTGCTCGGGCAAGTTTTGTTCAAACTTTAAAGTCAATACTGCCAATGCTATTGCTTTCCATGATGGTGCTATTGCTTGTAACTTTTGTGCCACAGCTTTCTCTGTGGTTGCCAAGCTTGCTTCAATAA
- a CDS encoding TRAP transporter small permease: MIRTYSKFLDKLETVEKIFLGITVAVMIIVMVYQVVLRYCFSAANSWSEELARYLFIYDVMIAAAIATRRNSHLQIDLLINLLKPKVKSIFTIIATLVGIVFLMFLLNYSLTLCQTAANNISAGLKISMSIPYACMPIGIILMILTSFEVIFQNLLQIQELGKREVNDQ; the protein is encoded by the coding sequence TTGATTAGAACCTATTCGAAGTTTCTGGACAAGCTAGAAACCGTAGAAAAAATATTTTTGGGCATTACTGTTGCCGTTATGATTATTGTAATGGTCTATCAGGTAGTGCTACGATATTGTTTTTCTGCTGCAAACTCGTGGAGTGAGGAGCTGGCAAGGTATCTATTTATCTATGATGTTATGATTGCAGCAGCCATTGCAACAAGGCGGAATAGTCATTTACAAATAGATTTATTGATTAATTTGTTAAAACCAAAGGTAAAAAGTATATTTACAATTATTGCAACATTAGTAGGTATTGTTTTTCTGATGTTTTTGCTCAACTACTCATTAACGCTGTGTCAAACAGCAGCAAATAATATTTCTGCGGGGTTAAAAATTTCTATGTCTATACCTTATGCATGTATGCCAATTGGTATAATCCTTATGATTCTAACTTCGTTTGAAGTAATATTTCAAAATTTGCTACAGATTCAAGAGTTAGGGAAAAGGGAGGTGAATGACCAGTGA
- a CDS encoding DAK2 domain-containing protein, giving the protein MSILKLNGLRLSRLIIAGANELTANKQLVDSMNVFPVPDGDTGTNMSLTVLAAARESEKSNSLRVDEVSKLAAGGALRGARGNSGVITSQLFRGFSKGLEGLEEACVTDLALALDKGVLTAYKAVMKPKEGTILTVARACSEAGAKLALETDDIEVFLKGIIAYGHEVLAKTPEMLPVLKQAGVVDAGGRGLLYILEGALKHINEDGPISIAEPTKSEAVDFGALASIDNVDITFGYCTEFFINIHQAEDATVQKLKTYLGTIGDSIVCVNDDEVIKIHVHTDHPGLALEKALSIGSLSGLKIENMREQHTNHIDFNTNTSSPVQAAENKQIDKKPELPKKDIGFVSISAGAGLSDIFRNLGVDMIIEGGQTMNPSTEDILNAVDQINAENIIVLPNNKNIILAAEQAVDLCEDKKLFVVPTRSVPEGISAMFCNAEGLGAEEMTEAMKEAIQAVSTVSVTYAVRDTNFGDKEIAEGDILGMLNDEIVVVAKDVAEGTKEVLKQTITDENEMVSIYYGTDVTAEDAQEIADFITESYPDCEVEIQSGAQPLYYYIISVE; this is encoded by the coding sequence GTGAGTATTTTGAAGTTGAATGGCCTGCGCTTAAGCAGATTGATTATCGCCGGGGCAAACGAATTAACAGCAAATAAGCAGCTTGTTGACTCGATGAACGTTTTCCCTGTGCCTGATGGGGATACTGGAACAAATATGTCCCTTACCGTTTTGGCGGCAGCAAGAGAGTCAGAAAAGAGCAACTCATTAAGGGTGGATGAAGTCTCTAAGCTGGCTGCAGGTGGTGCATTAAGAGGAGCAAGAGGAAATTCTGGTGTAATTACCTCACAGTTGTTCCGTGGTTTTTCCAAGGGACTAGAAGGATTGGAAGAGGCATGTGTAACAGACTTAGCATTGGCTTTAGATAAGGGTGTTTTAACTGCATATAAAGCAGTTATGAAACCAAAAGAGGGTACTATTTTAACCGTTGCCAGAGCTTGCTCAGAGGCTGGGGCAAAATTGGCATTGGAAACAGACGATATCGAAGTATTTCTCAAAGGAATTATTGCATATGGTCACGAAGTTTTGGCGAAGACACCAGAAATGCTTCCTGTATTAAAGCAGGCTGGCGTGGTTGATGCAGGCGGACGTGGTTTACTCTATATCTTAGAGGGTGCCTTGAAACATATCAATGAAGATGGTCCCATTTCTATAGCGGAACCTACAAAGTCGGAAGCGGTGGATTTTGGTGCATTGGCATCCATCGATAATGTGGATATTACCTTTGGTTATTGCACAGAATTTTTCATCAATATACATCAGGCAGAGGATGCCACGGTTCAGAAGTTGAAGACTTATTTAGGAACCATTGGGGACTCTATCGTATGTGTAAATGATGATGAGGTTATTAAAATTCATGTTCATACTGATCATCCCGGTTTAGCCTTGGAGAAGGCATTGTCTATTGGCAGTTTGAGCGGTTTGAAGATTGAAAATATGCGGGAACAGCATACGAATCACATTGATTTCAACACAAACACCTCTTCTCCTGTGCAAGCGGCAGAAAATAAACAAATAGATAAAAAACCTGAACTTCCCAAAAAGGACATTGGGTTTGTTTCCATATCTGCAGGTGCAGGACTATCCGACATTTTCAGAAACTTAGGTGTGGATATGATTATTGAGGGCGGACAGACAATGAACCCCAGCACAGAAGATATTTTAAATGCAGTTGACCAAATCAATGCAGAAAATATCATCGTATTACCAAACAATAAAAATATTATTTTGGCTGCGGAACAGGCTGTGGATCTTTGTGAAGATAAAAAGCTTTTTGTGGTTCCCACAAGGTCTGTTCCAGAAGGAATTAGTGCCATGTTCTGCAACGCTGAAGGCCTTGGGGCAGAAGAAATGACAGAAGCAATGAAAGAGGCAATTCAGGCTGTTTCAACGGTTTCGGTTACTTATGCAGTAAGGGATACTAATTTTGGTGATAAAGAAATTGCTGAAGGTGACATTCTGGGAATGTTGAATGATGAGATTGTTGTTGTGGCAAAGGATGTTGCAGAAGGAACAAAAGAGGTGCTGAAACAGACCATTACAGATGAAAATGAAATGGTTAGCATTTACTATGGTACCGATGTAACAGCAGAGGATGCACAGGAAATTGCTGATTTTATTACGGAAAGCTATCCTGATTGTGAAGTTGAGATTCAAAGCGGAGCGCAACCTTTATATTACTACATCATTTCTGTTGAATAA
- a CDS encoding SDR family NAD(P)-dependent oxidoreductase, whose protein sequence is MDFAGRNIIVTGGASGIGKAITEGIVEGKGHAIIVDMNMENAERIRHNLGENNVSCYKVNLADHQETREVFSQILTDFGQIHGLANNAGIVSTVPFEEVTQEEWDKVVAINLTSVYTTISVLFPAMKAKKYGRIVNVASVAAKRGGGLLGTSAYAASKAGVIGLTKAIAREGALFGVACNGVCPSYTITPMTSILSEEKKERVLSTIPMNRGADPKEIANVILFYLSDLSSFATGEISDVDGGVTMDG, encoded by the coding sequence ATGGATTTTGCAGGGAGAAATATCATCGTAACAGGTGGTGCAAGCGGCATTGGAAAGGCAATTACAGAAGGTATTGTGGAAGGAAAAGGTCATGCAATTATTGTCGATATGAATATGGAAAACGCAGAGAGAATACGGCATAATTTGGGAGAGAATAATGTTTCATGTTACAAAGTAAATCTTGCGGATCATCAGGAAACCCGGGAGGTATTTAGTCAGATTCTCACAGATTTTGGTCAGATACATGGCTTAGCAAACAATGCCGGAATTGTTAGTACAGTGCCTTTTGAGGAGGTAACCCAAGAAGAGTGGGATAAGGTGGTGGCAATTAATCTTACAAGTGTATATACCACAATTAGCGTTTTGTTCCCAGCAATGAAAGCCAAGAAATATGGCAGAATTGTAAACGTTGCATCTGTTGCAGCAAAAAGAGGCGGTGGATTATTAGGAACAAGTGCTTACGCGGCATCAAAGGCTGGCGTAATTGGACTGACAAAGGCTATTGCTAGGGAAGGAGCATTATTTGGCGTTGCTTGTAACGGAGTATGTCCAAGTTACACAATTACGCCTATGACATCAATTCTGAGCGAAGAAAAAAAGGAGCGTGTCTTAAGCACTATTCCTATGAACCGTGGAGCTGATCCCAAGGAAATTGCTAATGTAATTTTGTTTTATTTATCAGATCTTTCCAGTTTTGCCACAGGTGAAATTAGTGACGTGGATGGTGGGGTAACGATGGATGGCTGA
- a CDS encoding Asp23/Gls24 family envelope stress response protein, translating into MAARLENQYGVISIDHEVIARIAGYAAIECYGIVGMAAKNMKDGLVQLLKLESLTKGIKMSVDQNKVSLDLHIIVEYGTNISAIADNIISTVKYSVEEYAGLKVEDVNIFVDGVRVDN; encoded by the coding sequence ATGGCAGCGAGATTAGAAAATCAATATGGTGTAATTAGCATTGACCATGAGGTAATTGCAAGAATTGCAGGTTATGCGGCGATAGAGTGCTATGGCATTGTGGGTATGGCAGCAAAAAATATGAAAGACGGCCTAGTTCAGCTTTTGAAGCTGGAAAGTTTAACAAAAGGAATTAAAATGAGTGTGGATCAAAACAAGGTGAGTTTGGATTTGCACATTATTGTAGAATACGGCACCAATATTTCAGCGATCGCAGACAATATCATTAGCACAGTAAAATATTCTGTTGAGGAATATGCAGGGCTTAAGGTGGAAGATGTGAATATCTTTGTTGACGGTGTCAGAGTCGACAACTGA